One segment of Mycolicibacterium baixiangningiae DNA contains the following:
- a CDS encoding diol dehydratase small subunit: MTEYESAPERFTVAAAIDGKLTLADLRMDPTTLAYQAVVAEEHGNPQLAENFLRAAELAVIDDEAVMGLYEALRPHRSTAAELAALQVSLETRGASRCAELVRQAADVYARRGLLR; this comes from the coding sequence ATGACCGAGTATGAGTCCGCCCCCGAGAGATTCACCGTGGCTGCCGCGATCGACGGCAAACTGACACTGGCCGACCTGCGGATGGACCCCACCACGCTCGCCTATCAGGCCGTCGTCGCGGAGGAGCACGGCAACCCTCAGCTGGCCGAGAATTTCCTGCGCGCAGCGGAATTGGCCGTCATCGACGACGAGGCGGTGATGGGTCTCTACGAGGCGCTGCGCCCGCACCGGTCGACCGCCGCCGAACTGGCGGCCTTGCAGGTGTCGCTGGAGACCCGTGGTGCGTCGCGGTGCGCGGAACTGGTGCGTCAGGCAGCCGACGTCTACGCCCGGCGAGGCCTGCTGCGGTGA